From one Rhodoferax sp. PAMC 29310 genomic stretch:
- the gcvT gene encoding glycine cleavage system aminomethyltransferase GcvT — translation MTATTPPLAALLSVPLNDLHVSLGARMVPFAGYSMPVQYPAGLMAEHHHTRTAAGLFDVSHMGQLRLVGPDAAAAFETLMPVDVIDLAVGKQRYGLLLNDDGGIIDDLMFFNKGDDEIFVIVNGACKIGDIAHIQAKIGERCQVIPMPEMALLALQGPQAVTVLSRLAPGVENLVFMTGGNFKVDAGTKIIHVFLTRSGYTGEDGFEISVHESDANALAHALLAQPEVKPIGLGARNSLRLEAGLCLYGNDIDTTTTPVEATLNWAMQKVRRTDGARAGGFPGASKILAQLAGGAGAATRKRVGLMALERIPVRDHTELQDLAGNRIGEVTSGLLGPTIDKPVAIGYVPPELAALGTKINAMVRGKAVPMEVVAMPFVPTNYFRG, via the coding sequence ATGACTGCCACCACACCCCCTCTTGCCGCGCTGCTTAGTGTTCCGCTGAATGATCTGCATGTCTCGCTGGGCGCCCGCATGGTGCCATTTGCCGGCTATTCCATGCCCGTGCAGTACCCCGCCGGCCTGATGGCCGAACACCACCACACCCGCACGGCCGCCGGCTTGTTTGATGTGTCCCACATGGGCCAGTTGCGTCTGGTGGGCCCTGACGCCGCCGCCGCTTTTGAGACCCTGATGCCGGTGGACGTGATCGATCTGGCCGTGGGAAAACAGCGCTACGGTCTGCTGCTCAATGACGACGGAGGCATCATTGACGACCTGATGTTCTTCAACAAAGGCGATGACGAGATTTTTGTCATCGTCAACGGTGCTTGCAAGATCGGAGACATTGCCCACATCCAGGCCAAGATCGGCGAGCGTTGCCAGGTGATTCCCATGCCTGAGATGGCCTTGCTGGCACTGCAGGGCCCACAGGCCGTCACCGTCTTGTCTCGCCTGGCGCCCGGCGTGGAAAACTTGGTGTTCATGACTGGCGGCAACTTCAAAGTAGACGCTGGCACAAAAATCATTCACGTCTTTTTAACCCGCAGTGGCTACACCGGAGAAGACGGTTTTGAGATCTCCGTGCACGAGAGCGACGCCAACGCCCTCGCCCACGCCCTGCTGGCCCAGCCTGAAGTGAAGCCCATTGGTCTGGGTGCGCGCAACTCGCTGCGCCTGGAAGCCGGTCTGTGCTTGTATGGCAACGACATTGACACCACCACCACGCCCGTCGAGGCGACTCTGAACTGGGCCATGCAAAAGGTGCGACGTACTGATGGCGCCCGTGCCGGCGGTTTTCCGGGGGCTAGCAAAATACTAGCGCAACTCGCAGGTGGCGCGGGCGCTGCAACCCGAAAACGTGTGGGACTCATGGCGCTGGAGCGCATTCCCGTGCGTGACCACACCGAATTGCAAGACCTGGCTGGAAACCGCATTGGCGAAGTGACCAGTGGCCTGCTGGGCCCCACCATCGACAAGCCAGTGGCCATCGGTTATGTGCCGCCTGAACTGGCCGCGCTGGGCACAAAGATCAACGCCATGGTGCGCGGCAAGGCCGTGCCCATGGAGGTAGTGGCCATGCCGTTTGTGCCCACCAACTACTTCCGCGGCTAA
- a CDS encoding electron transfer flavoprotein-ubiquinone oxidoreductase, protein MTPQEILAQFGPREAMEYDVVVVGGGPGGLATAIRLKQQAATQGKEISVVVLEKGSEPGAHILSGAIMDPKALTELFPNWKALGAPLNQPVTDDAMVFLGEKSGFRTPNFLLPGCFQNHGNFIVSLGAVTRWMAEQAEGLGVEIFPGFTAAEVLYNDDGSVKGVATGNQGVGKDGNPSESFQIGMELHGKYTIFAEGARGHLGKQLIAKYKLDDGRDPQTYGLGIKEVWEIDPARHKPGFVMHTAGWPMDSDTYGGAFLYHAEDNKVALGFITGLDYANPYLSPFEEFQRWKTHPNVRYYFENAKGEVTAKRVGYGARAITAGGLLSLPKTVFPGGALVGCDAGYLNVSRIKGSHAAIKTGMLAADAAFDAVIAGRQHDELSAYPEAFEKSWLYTELNKSRNFKTWFKKGLTVGTLMNGLEQFVLKGNIPWTIHRDKPDHLYLKPAAECKPIIYPKPDGKLTFDRLSSVFISNTNHEEQQPAHLTLKDASVPVSINLAKFAGPEARYCPAGVYEFVKNEDNTDRLQINAQNCVHCKTCDIKDPTQNIVWVTPEGGGGPNYAGM, encoded by the coding sequence ATGACCCCTCAGGAAATTCTGGCCCAGTTCGGCCCCCGTGAAGCAATGGAATACGACGTTGTCGTCGTGGGTGGCGGCCCCGGTGGCCTCGCCACCGCCATTCGTCTCAAGCAACAGGCGGCCACACAGGGCAAGGAAATTTCCGTGGTGGTGCTGGAAAAAGGCTCTGAGCCCGGCGCCCACATTTTGTCGGGTGCCATCATGGACCCCAAGGCCCTGACTGAACTCTTCCCCAACTGGAAGGCCCTAGGTGCCCCCTTGAACCAGCCCGTCACCGATGACGCCATGGTCTTTCTGGGTGAAAAGTCCGGCTTTCGCACCCCCAACTTTTTACTGCCTGGTTGCTTTCAGAACCACGGCAACTTCATTGTCAGCCTGGGTGCCGTCACCCGCTGGATGGCCGAACAAGCCGAAGGTCTGGGCGTTGAAATCTTCCCCGGCTTCACAGCCGCCGAGGTGCTGTACAACGACGATGGCTCCGTCAAAGGCGTGGCCACGGGCAACCAGGGTGTCGGCAAAGACGGCAACCCTAGCGAGAGCTTCCAAATTGGCATGGAGCTGCACGGCAAATACACCATCTTTGCGGAAGGCGCGCGCGGCCATCTGGGCAAGCAACTGATTGCCAAGTACAAGTTGGACGACGGACGTGACCCACAAACCTACGGCCTTGGCATCAAGGAAGTGTGGGAGATTGACCCTGCCCGCCATAAGCCCGGCTTTGTCATGCACACCGCCGGCTGGCCCATGGACAGCGACACCTATGGCGGCGCCTTTCTGTACCACGCGGAGGACAACAAAGTTGCTTTGGGCTTCATCACCGGGCTGGACTACGCCAACCCCTATTTGAGTCCGTTTGAGGAATTCCAGCGCTGGAAAACCCATCCCAACGTGCGCTACTACTTTGAAAACGCCAAAGGCGAAGTCACCGCCAAGCGCGTGGGCTACGGCGCCCGAGCCATCACGGCGGGTGGCCTGCTGTCACTGCCCAAAACCGTGTTCCCCGGTGGCGCCCTGGTGGGTTGCGATGCCGGTTACCTGAATGTGAGCCGTATCAAGGGCAGCCACGCCGCCATCAAAACCGGCATGCTGGCCGCCGATGCTGCGTTTGACGCCGTGATCGCAGGTCGCCAGCACGACGAGTTGAGCGCCTACCCCGAGGCCTTTGAGAAGAGTTGGCTGTACACCGAGTTGAACAAGTCACGGAACTTCAAAACCTGGTTCAAAAAAGGTCTGACCGTGGGCACGCTCATGAACGGCCTGGAGCAGTTTGTCTTGAAGGGCAACATTCCTTGGACGATTCACCGCGACAAGCCAGACCACCTGTACCTGAAGCCGGCCGCCGAGTGCAAGCCCATCATCTACCCCAAGCCAGACGGCAAGCTCACCTTTGACCGGCTTTCCAGCGTGTTCATCAGCAACACCAACCATGAAGAGCAGCAACCGGCGCACTTGACGCTGAAGGATGCCTCAGTCCCCGTCAGCATCAACCTGGCCAAGTTCGCCGGGCCCGAGGCACGCTACTGCCCAGCCGGTGTGTATGAGTTTGTGAAGAACGAAGACAACACCGACCGCCTGCAGATCAACGCGCAAAACTGCGTGCACTGCAAGACCTGCGATATCAAAGACCCCACGCAAAACATCGTCTGGGTCACACCCGAAGGCGGCGGCGGCCCGAATTACGCGGGCATGTAA
- a CDS encoding bifunctional diguanylate cyclase/phosphodiesterase, translated as MSPKKPAQEDQIATSASDRAKEVVRSRDSKADLSASNELLRAIVNTAPIGIFWKDTQSRYVGGNLVFARDSGLTCVQEIFGRTDEELTWAEQAEKFRFDDQSVMQGNLTKLGYEEFFNSPTGTPAWFQTSKVPLHNDAGDVVGSLGIYQDITEHKQSEQALVASQQQFRDLVDSTAGIVWEADATTFRFNFVSQDAEHLLDFTVEEWQIPGFWVQNLHPDDRSWALEYCASCTSRPEAHDFEYRFISKDGRIVWLHDIVKVVAVAGQPRWLRGVMFDVTARKLAEAQLKLAASVFTHAGEGITITDARGRIVELNDTFTAITGSSREEALGQSSEILRSGHHDDEFFGSIWREVHRRGHWQGQIWNKRKNGEIYAQRTTVSAVLYENGVAQNYVGLISDITELKRHQSELERAAHFDSLTGLPNRLLLADRLSHAMNQCQRQNHSLAVVYLDLDNIKEVNDEYGHAAGDALLIEVSRRMKIALREGDTLTRLGGDEFVAVLSNLSEPDDGIPVLERLLQAAAVPVTVSTAPDEQGEKDHIIVRVSASMGVTFYPQDPADADQLMRHADQAMYAAKQAGKNRYQLFDIAQDVAIQSRREGLQNIRTALDRREFVLHYQPKVNMQSGVVTSVEALIRWQHPEKGLLPPAAFLPLMAGHPISMEVGEWVIETALSQASAWLAQGLDVKVSVNLDAAQLQQSGFAERLSDILTKHPDVPQQRLGLEVLESSALEDYDRVCDAMHACHALGVSFALDDFGTGHSSLTYLKRLPAQTLKIDQTFVRDMLDDPSDLAIVKGVIGLAQAFGRNVVAEGVETAAQGQALLSLGCEMAQDYGIARPMPANQIPAWVTQWESKAVWTD; from the coding sequence ATGTCCCCCAAGAAGCCCGCACAAGAAGATCAAATCGCGACGTCGGCATCTGATCGGGCGAAAGAAGTGGTTCGTTCGCGTGACTCGAAAGCGGATTTGTCAGCCTCAAACGAATTGCTACGGGCCATCGTCAACACCGCGCCGATCGGAATTTTCTGGAAAGACACCCAGTCTCGTTACGTCGGCGGCAACCTGGTTTTTGCACGCGACTCGGGATTGACCTGCGTCCAGGAGATCTTCGGCCGGACCGACGAGGAATTGACCTGGGCTGAGCAAGCGGAAAAGTTCCGCTTCGATGACCAATCGGTGATGCAAGGCAACTTAACGAAGCTCGGATACGAGGAATTTTTCAATTCACCTACCGGGACGCCTGCTTGGTTTCAGACGTCAAAAGTCCCTTTGCACAACGATGCAGGCGATGTAGTGGGCTCGCTGGGGATCTACCAGGACATCACCGAACACAAGCAGTCAGAACAGGCCTTGGTCGCCTCTCAACAGCAGTTTCGCGATTTAGTCGACTCAACCGCCGGCATTGTCTGGGAAGCCGATGCCACCACCTTTCGCTTCAATTTCGTGAGTCAGGATGCAGAACACCTGCTGGATTTTACCGTTGAAGAATGGCAAATTCCGGGATTCTGGGTCCAAAACCTGCACCCGGATGACCGGTCTTGGGCGCTGGAGTACTGCGCCTCTTGTACCAGCCGCCCTGAGGCCCACGATTTTGAGTACCGCTTCATCAGCAAAGATGGCCGAATCGTCTGGTTGCACGACATCGTGAAAGTGGTCGCGGTGGCCGGTCAACCGCGCTGGCTGCGAGGCGTGATGTTCGATGTCACCGCTCGAAAACTCGCCGAGGCCCAATTGAAATTGGCCGCCAGTGTGTTTACCCATGCCGGCGAGGGAATCACGATCACGGACGCCAGGGGTCGCATTGTCGAGCTCAATGACACATTCACCGCTATCACAGGGTCTAGCCGTGAGGAGGCCTTGGGGCAATCCTCCGAAATACTGAGATCCGGGCACCATGACGACGAGTTTTTCGGGTCCATTTGGCGCGAAGTGCACCGCCGGGGCCACTGGCAGGGCCAAATTTGGAACAAACGAAAAAACGGCGAAATCTACGCCCAAAGGACGACAGTCAGCGCCGTGCTTTATGAGAACGGTGTGGCGCAAAACTATGTCGGTCTTATTTCCGACATCACGGAGCTCAAACGGCACCAAAGCGAGCTGGAGCGGGCTGCCCACTTCGACAGTTTGACGGGCCTTCCCAACCGCCTGCTGCTGGCCGACCGACTCAGCCACGCCATGAATCAGTGTCAGCGCCAAAACCACTCATTGGCAGTGGTTTATCTGGACCTGGACAACATCAAAGAGGTCAACGACGAGTACGGGCACGCCGCCGGGGACGCGCTGTTGATTGAGGTGTCACGTCGTATGAAAATCGCCTTGCGTGAGGGAGATACCTTGACGCGCCTGGGCGGAGACGAGTTTGTGGCCGTATTGAGCAACCTGTCAGAACCCGACGATGGCATTCCTGTGCTGGAGCGTCTGCTACAAGCGGCAGCGGTTCCTGTGACGGTTTCGACGGCGCCTGACGAACAAGGCGAAAAAGATCACATCATTGTTCGCGTATCTGCCAGCATGGGCGTGACTTTTTATCCGCAAGACCCGGCGGACGCCGACCAACTGATGCGCCATGCCGACCAGGCCATGTACGCCGCCAAGCAAGCGGGGAAAAACCGCTACCAGTTGTTCGACATCGCGCAGGACGTGGCCATTCAGTCGCGCCGTGAAGGGCTCCAAAACATTCGCACCGCGCTGGACCGCCGTGAGTTCGTTCTGCACTACCAACCCAAGGTCAATATGCAGTCGGGCGTTGTCACTAGCGTGGAAGCGCTGATCCGCTGGCAACACCCCGAAAAGGGATTGCTGCCGCCCGCAGCGTTTCTGCCGCTCATGGCAGGCCACCCAATCAGCATGGAGGTCGGCGAATGGGTGATTGAGACCGCCCTGAGCCAAGCCAGCGCGTGGTTGGCACAAGGACTGGATGTGAAAGTGAGCGTGAACCTGGATGCAGCGCAGTTGCAGCAATCCGGCTTTGCCGAACGCCTGAGCGACATTCTGACCAAGCACCCGGACGTGCCGCAACAGCGCCTAGGCCTTGAGGTGCTGGAATCCAGCGCACTGGAAGATTACGACCGAGTCTGTGATGCCATGCACGCCTGCCATGCCTTGGGCGTGAGCTTTGCGCTGGACGACTTTGGCACCGGTCACTCCTCCCTCACCTACCTCAAACGCCTGCCGGCGCAAACCTTGAAAATTGACCAGACTTTTGTTCGGGACATGCTAGACGACCCCAGCGACCTCGCCATCGTCAAGGGCGTCATAGGCCTGGCCCAGGCCTTTGGACGCAACGTGGTCGCCGAAGGGGTTGAGACGGCTGCCCAGGGCCAAGCGCTTCTGTCGCTGGGCTGCGAAATGGCACAAGACTATGGGATAGCCCGCCCGATGCCAGCGAACCAAATTCCCGCCTGGGTGACCCAGTGGGAATCCAAGGCAGTTTGGACGGATTGA
- a CDS encoding chorismate lyase — protein sequence MTIWSTHNGFERRVRRWLGASGSLSARLAQHGASFTVRVLDQGMQHLHPDEARALGLPGRRPGYVREVVLSVDGLPVVFARSVTAHAHSVGPWRSIRGLGTRPLADVLFKRKGIDRAPLEFANLPPASRLGQDVEKAWRQATGQTVAAGALPVRRSVFTRCGAPLLVMEVFANPQYPWCWPSPRRVSRQPVLPRKRA from the coding sequence ATGACGATTTGGTCGACTCACAACGGGTTCGAGCGGCGGGTTCGTCGGTGGTTGGGTGCATCAGGCTCGCTCAGCGCCCGCTTGGCGCAGCACGGCGCCTCGTTCACGGTGCGGGTGCTTGACCAGGGGATGCAGCACTTGCACCCTGATGAAGCACGCGCGCTGGGCTTGCCCGGACGGCGACCCGGCTATGTGCGGGAGGTGGTACTGAGTGTGGACGGCCTGCCGGTGGTGTTTGCCCGCAGCGTCACGGCTCATGCGCATTCGGTGGGCCCTTGGCGCTCGATTCGGGGCTTGGGCACACGACCCCTAGCCGACGTTTTGTTCAAGCGCAAGGGAATCGATCGTGCGCCGCTGGAGTTTGCCAACCTGCCCCCGGCGAGCCGGCTGGGGCAGGACGTTGAGAAGGCCTGGCGCCAGGCCACCGGGCAAACCGTGGCCGCAGGGGCACTGCCAGTTCGCCGCTCGGTGTTCACTCGTTGTGGTGCGCCGCTGCTGGTGATGGAGGTGTTTGCCAACCCTCAATATCCCTGGTGCTGGCCCAGCCCGCGCCGGGTCAGCCGCCAACCCGTGTTACCAAGGAAACGAGCATGA
- a CDS encoding aminotransferase class V-fold PLP-dependent enzyme, with the protein MSASPIYLDNNATTRAMPAALAAAQTAMAEVFGNPSSGHCTGLVARQMLMKAREYTAQVLDSGEGQLIFMSGATEGIQSAVFSALMNIRQRRERGEPVGRLLVYGATEHKAVPEALRHWNAVLGLDLEVRALPVCGHGQHQLEVLAQWMADTALLCTMAANNETGVVSDLVGIERVLTAHNPAALWLVDCVQALGKLPLKLRQTRMDYATFSGHKLYGPKGIGLLYVRAGSPYTAMMAGGGQEGGLRAGTENMPGIAAWGAVMQALLEGRTFQPGSRLLAHREQLARALSTAFSGVVFNAPFSLAVPTTLNFSVPGVSSNTLLALFDAAGVRVSAGSACSAAKAEPSYVLVAMGLPEWQTTSAVRLSFGPLDEPALIERACAAIVRCGEVLVHARDHDAPTVSLPPASISRPKADADQTLLPVAALTWGELAALLNQHPDTRVVDVRENYEHLAGTPQAFASQVVNVPLDRLDQHLLDWLAEPARPVVFFCRTGNRSHQAAQQLLRKGHPHIRHLAGGLALS; encoded by the coding sequence ATGTCCGCCAGCCCCATTTACCTCGACAACAACGCCACCACACGCGCCATGCCCGCCGCGCTGGCGGCCGCCCAAACCGCCATGGCGGAGGTCTTTGGCAACCCCAGCAGCGGGCATTGCACGGGTCTGGTGGCCCGCCAGATGCTGATGAAGGCCCGGGAATACACCGCGCAAGTGCTGGACAGTGGCGAGGGACAATTGATCTTCATGAGTGGCGCCACAGAAGGCATCCAAAGCGCCGTTTTTTCCGCTTTGATGAACATCCGGCAACGTCGGGAGCGGGGCGAGCCTGTGGGGCGTTTGCTGGTGTACGGCGCCACCGAACACAAGGCGGTGCCCGAGGCCCTGCGGCACTGGAACGCCGTGCTGGGCCTTGACCTGGAGGTTCGGGCGCTACCTGTGTGCGGCCACGGACAACACCAATTGGAGGTGCTGGCCCAGTGGATGGCAGACACGGCTTTGCTGTGCACCATGGCGGCAAACAATGAAACTGGCGTGGTGTCGGATCTGGTGGGCATTGAGCGAGTGCTCACCGCCCACAACCCGGCCGCACTGTGGTTGGTGGACTGTGTGCAGGCGCTGGGCAAGCTGCCCTTGAAATTGCGGCAGACCCGCATGGACTACGCCACCTTTTCTGGTCACAAACTCTACGGCCCCAAGGGCATTGGCTTGTTGTATGTGCGCGCTGGCAGCCCTTACACCGCCATGATGGCGGGCGGCGGTCAGGAAGGCGGCCTTCGCGCCGGAACCGAGAACATGCCCGGCATTGCCGCCTGGGGCGCGGTGATGCAAGCGCTGCTGGAAGGGCGCACCTTTCAACCCGGGAGTCGCTTGTTGGCGCACCGGGAGCAACTGGCGCGAGCACTCTCCACCGCGTTTTCTGGCGTGGTGTTCAACGCGCCTTTCAGCTTGGCGGTGCCGACCACGCTCAACTTCTCGGTCCCCGGGGTGAGCAGCAACACCTTGCTGGCCTTGTTTGACGCGGCGGGCGTGCGGGTGAGTGCGGGCAGTGCCTGCTCGGCCGCCAAGGCAGAACCCAGCTATGTACTGGTGGCCATGGGCTTGCCAGAGTGGCAAACCACGTCAGCCGTGCGCCTGTCGTTTGGGCCGCTGGATGAACCCGCCTTGATTGAGCGCGCTTGCGCGGCCATTGTGCGGTGCGGCGAGGTACTGGTTCACGCCCGCGATCACGATGCGCCCACAGTCAGCCTGCCGCCCGCTTCGATCAGCCGGCCCAAGGCGGACGCTGACCAAACTCTACTCCCGGTGGCTGCGCTGACCTGGGGGGAGTTGGCGGCGTTATTGAACCAACACCCTGACACCCGTGTGGTGGACGTGCGTGAAAATTATGAGCATCTGGCCGGCACGCCACAGGCTTTCGCATCCCAGGTGGTGAACGTGCCGCTGGATCGTCTGGATCAGCATCTATTGGACTGGCTGGCAGAGCCGGCGCGCCCCGTGGTGTTTTTCTGTCGCACGGGCAACCGCAGTCACCAGGCAGCGCAGCAGTTGCTGCGCAAGGGGCATCCCCACATCCGTCACCTTGCCGGTGGACTGGCCTTGTCCTGA
- a CDS encoding DMT family transporter: protein MLTGILAGLASGALWGLVFVVPRMTPGRFLSFGAMAALVMAITWRSHTLPTLRQAMTALGMSVLGATAYYLLLSLAIHRAGTEVPTLIIGTIPLWVIFFGKPAGLKWSTLLPGVALTAAGLLLMVMAARSELGAAQASGNSFWWGVALASAAIVSWTVFAILNAAWLKRHPEIRASEWANWVGIATGVGALLLWLAAGSSPNELLALDDGALVAMVCIATGVGSGWAASILWNVASQRLSASLCGQLIVSETLFALFYSFVWDGAWPGGLQLLAAVLFTLGILASIRAHR, encoded by the coding sequence ATGCTGACAGGTATCTTGGCGGGCCTCGCCTCTGGGGCTCTGTGGGGACTCGTTTTCGTCGTTCCGCGCATGACGCCCGGGCGATTTCTCAGTTTCGGCGCCATGGCGGCTTTGGTCATGGCGATCACCTGGCGGTCACATACCTTGCCCACGTTGCGCCAGGCGATGACAGCTTTGGGCATGAGTGTGCTGGGCGCCACGGCTTACTACTTGCTGCTGTCGCTGGCCATTCACCGGGCGGGCACTGAGGTGCCCACGCTGATCATTGGCACCATTCCACTGTGGGTAATTTTTTTTGGCAAGCCGGCCGGCTTGAAGTGGTCCACCTTGCTGCCCGGTGTGGCCCTGACGGCGGCGGGACTCTTGCTCATGGTGATGGCCGCGCGTTCTGAGCTGGGCGCCGCGCAGGCCTCGGGGAACAGTTTTTGGTGGGGCGTCGCGTTGGCCAGCGCCGCCATCGTGAGCTGGACGGTGTTTGCCATTCTTAACGCGGCTTGGCTGAAACGCCACCCCGAAATTCGTGCCTCTGAGTGGGCCAACTGGGTCGGCATCGCCACGGGCGTGGGCGCTTTGCTGCTTTGGTTGGCCGCTGGATCTTCGCCGAATGAGCTGCTGGCACTTGATGATGGTGCGCTAGTTGCTATGGTTTGCATAGCAACGGGCGTTGGCTCTGGATGGGCGGCCAGTATTTTGTGGAATGTCGCCAGCCAGCGCCTGAGTGCCAGTTTGTGCGGTCAATTGATCGTGAGTGAGACCTTGTTTGCGCTGTTTTATTCCTTTGTGTGGGACGGCGCCTGGCCGGGCGGCTTGCAGCTGCTGGCAGCGGTGTTGTTCACTCTGGGAATTTTGGCCTCGATCAGGGCACACCGATGA
- a CDS encoding SDR family oxidoreductase produces the protein MAYSIDLSGRVALITGASGGLGAQFARTLAAAGAAVVLASRRVDKLKELRAQIDGEGGDAHVIELDVTDMGSIKSAVAHAETEVGSIDILVNNSGVSTTQRLQYVSEEDFDYVFDTNVRGAFFVAQEVGKRMLARAKGAAPGHFTGGRIVNIASMAGLRVLPQIGVYCMSKAAVVQMTKAMALEWGRFGINVNAICPGYIDTEINHHHWQTEQGQKLIQMLPRKRVGQPKDLDAVLMMLCSDESHFINGAVIAADDGFGA, from the coding sequence ATGGCTTACAGCATTGATCTTTCCGGCCGCGTGGCACTCATCACTGGCGCGTCCGGCGGACTCGGCGCCCAGTTTGCCAGAACCCTGGCGGCCGCGGGGGCCGCCGTGGTGCTGGCGAGTCGCCGGGTGGATAAGTTGAAAGAGTTGCGCGCGCAGATTGACGGTGAGGGCGGTGACGCCCATGTGATTGAGTTGGACGTGACCGACATGGGGTCCATCAAATCTGCGGTGGCCCACGCGGAAACCGAGGTCGGCTCGATTGACATTCTGGTCAATAACTCCGGCGTCAGCACCACACAGCGTTTGCAGTACGTCTCGGAAGAAGACTTTGACTATGTGTTTGACACCAATGTGCGTGGCGCATTTTTTGTCGCGCAAGAGGTGGGCAAGCGCATGCTGGCCCGGGCCAAAGGGGCGGCGCCAGGGCATTTCACCGGCGGCCGTATTGTGAATATTGCCTCCATGGCGGGCTTGCGGGTACTGCCTCAAATTGGCGTTTATTGCATGAGCAAAGCGGCTGTGGTGCAGATGACCAAAGCCATGGCGCTCGAGTGGGGCCGCTTTGGCATCAACGTCAACGCCATTTGCCCGGGCTACATCGACACTGAAATCAACCACCACCATTGGCAAACCGAGCAGGGGCAGAAGTTGATTCAGATGCTGCCGCGCAAACGCGTCGGGCAGCCCAAAGATCTGGATGCGGTGCTGATGATGTTGTGCTCGGACGAGAGCCATTTCATTAACGGGGCGGTCATCGCTGCGGATGACGGTTTCGGAGCCTGA
- a CDS encoding Lrp/AsnC family transcriptional regulator has translation MNMLDRLDLGILEALQHDGTLSIAQLGERVGLSTTPCWKRVKRLEDEGFITQRVAIVDRQKVGLPVTVFVSVRTSQHDEAWLAKFTASVSSMPEVLELHRMSGDVDYLLKVATTSIDGFDRFYKKLIQLGPLTGVSSAFSMEQIKSTTALPLDLPGRVA, from the coding sequence ATGAACATGCTAGATCGATTGGATCTTGGAATTCTGGAAGCCTTGCAGCACGACGGCACCCTGTCTATTGCACAGTTGGGCGAACGGGTAGGTCTGTCCACCACGCCTTGCTGGAAACGGGTGAAGCGACTGGAAGACGAGGGCTTCATCACCCAACGCGTCGCCATCGTGGATCGCCAAAAAGTGGGACTTCCCGTGACCGTGTTTGTGAGCGTTCGTACCTCGCAGCACGATGAAGCCTGGCTCGCGAAATTTACGGCGTCGGTTTCCTCCATGCCGGAAGTGCTGGAACTGCACCGCATGAGCGGCGATGTGGACTACCTCCTCAAAGTCGCCACCACCAGCATCGACGGCTTTGATCGCTTCTACAAAAAACTCATCCAGCTCGGCCCCTTGACTGGTGTGTCCTCCGCTTTCTCCATGGAGCAAATCAAAAGCACCACCGCCCTGCCACTGGACTTGCCGGGGCGGGTGGCCTGA
- a CDS encoding thioesterase family protein — protein MKIALPEQKKWVHDARIAIRWGDMDAMGHVNNAVYFRYLETCRIEWLQAIGCTPTPQGEGPVIVNAFCNFYKQLEYPGDLLLKMYVSDPGRTTFETWTTIERLDQPGVISAAGGATTIWVDFPTQKAATLPDWVRTLVS, from the coding sequence ATGAAAATCGCATTACCTGAGCAAAAGAAGTGGGTGCACGACGCCCGCATTGCCATTCGCTGGGGCGACATGGACGCCATGGGGCATGTTAATAACGCCGTCTACTTTCGCTACCTGGAGACCTGCCGTATTGAGTGGTTGCAAGCCATCGGCTGCACGCCCACCCCACAGGGCGAAGGGCCGGTGATAGTGAATGCGTTTTGCAACTTTTACAAGCAGCTGGAGTACCCAGGCGACTTGCTGCTAAAGATGTATGTGAGCGACCCGGGCCGCACCACTTTTGAGACTTGGACGACGATTGAGCGGCTGGACCAGCCCGGCGTCATTTCTGCTGCCGGCGGTGCAACCACCATCTGGGTGGATTTTCCCACTCAGAAGGCTGCCACCTTGCCGGACTGGGTGCGCACGCTGGTGAGTTGA